In the Hydrogenimonas thermophila genome, CTCTATATTTATGCCTTTTTGTCACGTGTTTTTACAGAAGAGTTGGATGACAAGGCACTAAATGATTTGTATGAAAATGAAGCTTTGCTTGAAACAATTGGGGAAGAGACGCTTAAATGGTTTAAAACCAATGATTTGGAATATTTAAAAGAGCAGCTTAACATTGATTATAACTCACTATTTGGAATCAATAATCATCCTATTGAATCTGCTGTTATGGATAGCAAAAATGAGATTTTAGTAGGGTTGCAAAATCCTGTAATGCAGTTTTATTTTAGTCATGGGTATGATCTTAATCTAGAAAATTCTAAGCTTTATGTGCCTGATCATGCAGGAATAGAGTTTGGTTTTATGCAGAGTATGATTAGTCAAAATGACAAGTTTACACAAGCAGAGTTTTTGCAAAAACATCTATTGAACTGGATTGTACCTTTTTTAGTAGCTGTAAAACCAATGGCAGATACACCTTTTTATAGAGATTTATGTGACTTTATCATTGAATTTCTTATGTCAGATTATTCTGCGCTTATTGATGAGGTAGGAGTGATTCATGCGTAGTGAAAGTTTGACACAAGGTGATCTGTTTAAGTTTGACTATTTCAAATGTTTGAGATCTGAGTTTGCAAAAAATGAGTGTAGTATTTGTATAGATTTATGTCCTGAAGGGGCTATGGTATTTGATCGTGGTAAATTGACTCTTGATGCAAATGCGTGTACAGCATGTTCTGCTTGTATTGGCAGTTGTCCTACTGAAGCTTTGATGAGTGAAACATTTGATCCTAACCATTTTTCATTAAACTTTTCAAAGCAGTCTGAATCGCTTATATCTTGTAAAGAGAATGTACCTTGTATTGCATCACTATCTGTAGAACACCTTATATCTATAGCTTTGCGTAAAGAAGGTGAAGTTGTTTGTGATCTTTCACACTGTTTAGAATGCAGTGTGAATAAAGATAATAAAATTATAGAGATAATTAACTCTATGATAGATGAAGCCCAGAAGTTTTTACAAATTTGTGGAAGTGAAAAAGAGATCAAGGTACAAACAGAAGAGCTTGAAGAGAGTCTGGAAGTTGGTAGAAGAGGGCTTTTTAAGAAGTTAATTGGTGTAGCAAAAGAGGTAAATGAAGAAGTCTCTATGACTGAATTAA is a window encoding:
- a CDS encoding TorD/DmsD family molecular chaperone, with the translated sequence MDDKTRLYIYAFLSRVFTEELDDKALNDLYENEALLETIGEETLKWFKTNDLEYLKEQLNIDYNSLFGINNHPIESAVMDSKNEILVGLQNPVMQFYFSHGYDLNLENSKLYVPDHAGIEFGFMQSMISQNDKFTQAEFLQKHLLNWIVPFLVAVKPMADTPFYRDLCDFIIEFLMSDYSALIDEVGVIHA
- a CDS encoding 4Fe-4S binding protein, with product MRSESLTQGDLFKFDYFKCLRSEFAKNECSICIDLCPEGAMVFDRGKLTLDANACTACSACIGSCPTEALMSETFDPNHFSLNFSKQSESLISCKENVPCIASLSVEHLISIALRKEGEVVCDLSHCLECSVNKDNKIIEIINSMIDEAQKFLQICGSEKEIKVQTEELEESLEVGRRGLFKKLIGVAKEVNEEVSMTELMNSSEEKQPLKRILLKNALKLQAEKFPENSELDVNFSFVKAKKIDAETCTNCQECAMFCPTEALSLLQDNTGIIFQMGKCISCSICDDICQPGSIKSDSRFDLVEFSFDRMQLLVKHNLEICEECKVAFPYHGGEKVCARCKDFRTNHADLFTLAKDLE